From one Caldithrix abyssi DSM 13497 genomic stretch:
- a CDS encoding TonB-dependent receptor yields the protein MKYLRFISIILIIFFVNSLWAGTTGKITGQVKDARSGEPLPGVNVVVEGTALGASTDLEGYYVITNIPPGMYSLTFSMVGYAAHKVTGVRVNIDQTTVINAKLQEQVLEGEEIVVVATRPVVEKDVAASRANISSEEIKAIPVVNVSSVVGLQAGIEGLSIRGGGLSEVAFVMDGITLRNERDNSPFTGISLTAVEEMQVQAGGFSAEYGNIRSGVVNVVTKEGKKDRYSVAFLGRYRAPAPKHFGHSPNSPESYWIRPYVDDAVCWTGTRNGNWDYYTQRQYPEFKGWNQISFETLQNDDPNDDLTPEAAQQVFLFQHRRQLDIQIPDYVGDFSFGGPVPVISKDLGNLRFYSSFRKTQDAYLIPLQDDAYRTWTFQTKVTSDVGSGKKLMFSGLLGRETGVDRFRDGTPGMFTASWQIGRELSNGPKYIDARMFATDYWGPARTDYKNLGVKWTHALDEKTFYEASFSIFRSEYHKGIGRYRDRTKKYLFGNNYYIDEGPFGFEPMSVAGINGMRMGAGFSNARDSSKVTTYSLNLDYTKQINRFNNIKVGGEFVLTHSQVNYGRYDEFLPSANTQTKWDRKPVRGALYIQDKLEFEGMIATIGVRMDYFHAGGEWYDLESNPYNPAINLLVDENVSGLDSLLPSKPTKHLFTFSPRLAIAFPVTENSKLYFNYGHFRQLPQPEDLFVLRENSFLNQITRVGNPNSELQKTVAYELGYEHNILNQFLVRAAGYYKDITLQPTLVLYENLDGSVSYYRQEPNNYEDIRGFEITINKNRGRWVRGFVNYTYMVSTYGYFGYGRYYENPAQQRQYEVTTSFYYQTKPKPRPYARANLDFFTPQEFGPKIVGFQPLSDININILANWKAGRYETWAGGGNIPGLFANVQWVDYLNFDLRIRKNFRIKNFGNLEFFVDISNVFNYKYMTDYGFVDGQDKRDYMKSLHLPASTEGVDQFGYYNIPGNDKPGVYRRPGIKFVPIEVYDSMDFLPQEGNPNYLYYTKDGGQYYKYDAEQGAYVQDKKYTDWVLNNKAYIDMPNQQYLTFLNPRDVFFGIRFSFEL from the coding sequence ATGAAATACCTGCGATTTATCTCCATTATCCTCATCATTTTTTTTGTAAATAGTTTGTGGGCCGGCACAACAGGTAAGATTACAGGACAGGTTAAAGATGCCAGGTCGGGCGAGCCTCTGCCAGGTGTGAACGTAGTTGTTGAGGGAACGGCCCTTGGCGCATCTACCGATCTGGAAGGTTATTATGTGATAACCAATATCCCCCCCGGTATGTATTCTCTTACCTTTTCAATGGTTGGTTATGCCGCACATAAAGTGACTGGTGTGCGTGTAAATATTGATCAAACCACGGTGATTAACGCCAAGCTGCAAGAACAGGTTCTGGAAGGGGAAGAGATTGTGGTTGTAGCCACCCGTCCTGTGGTAGAAAAAGATGTGGCGGCCAGCAGAGCCAATATTTCCAGCGAGGAGATCAAGGCCATTCCTGTTGTGAATGTGAGCAGCGTTGTTGGATTGCAGGCAGGAATTGAAGGGTTGTCGATTCGTGGTGGCGGATTAAGCGAAGTGGCTTTTGTAATGGACGGCATCACCCTGCGAAATGAACGCGACAACTCTCCGTTTACCGGTATTAGTTTAACCGCTGTGGAAGAAATGCAGGTTCAGGCCGGCGGTTTTAGCGCAGAATATGGTAATATTCGTTCAGGTGTGGTAAACGTGGTGACCAAAGAGGGTAAAAAGGATCGTTACTCGGTGGCCTTTCTGGGACGTTATCGCGCGCCTGCGCCCAAGCATTTTGGGCATTCACCCAACTCACCCGAATCGTACTGGATTCGTCCTTACGTGGATGACGCCGTTTGCTGGACGGGCACCAGGAATGGTAACTGGGATTATTACACCCAGCGTCAGTACCCGGAATTTAAAGGCTGGAATCAAATCTCTTTCGAAACGTTGCAAAATGATGATCCCAATGATGATTTAACGCCGGAAGCCGCCCAGCAGGTTTTTCTGTTTCAACATCGGCGTCAGCTCGATATTCAGATTCCTGATTATGTAGGTGATTTTAGTTTTGGCGGCCCCGTCCCGGTTATCAGTAAAGATCTTGGTAACCTCCGTTTCTATAGTTCTTTTAGAAAAACGCAGGATGCCTATCTGATCCCTTTGCAGGACGACGCATACAGAACCTGGACTTTCCAAACCAAGGTGACCTCTGATGTAGGCAGCGGTAAAAAACTGATGTTTAGCGGCCTTTTAGGACGCGAAACAGGCGTCGACCGTTTTCGCGATGGCACGCCTGGTATGTTTACCGCTTCATGGCAAATCGGGCGGGAGTTAAGCAACGGACCCAAATACATCGACGCCCGTATGTTTGCCACCGATTACTGGGGACCGGCCAGAACAGACTATAAAAACCTGGGCGTTAAATGGACGCACGCCCTTGACGAAAAGACCTTTTATGAAGCCAGTTTCAGCATTTTTCGTTCCGAATATCATAAAGGTATAGGGCGATATCGTGATCGTACCAAAAAATATCTATTCGGAAATAACTACTATATCGACGAGGGACCATTTGGTTTTGAACCGATGTCTGTGGCCGGAATTAACGGAATGAGAATGGGCGCCGGTTTTAGCAACGCACGCGATAGCAGTAAAGTTACCACCTATTCGCTTAATCTTGATTATACCAAACAGATCAACCGTTTCAATAATATTAAGGTCGGCGGCGAGTTTGTTTTGACGCATAGTCAGGTCAATTATGGGCGCTACGACGAATTTTTACCGTCGGCAAACACTCAGACCAAATGGGATCGTAAGCCGGTACGGGGCGCACTTTATATTCAGGATAAGCTGGAGTTCGAGGGCATGATTGCCACCATAGGCGTGCGTATGGATTATTTTCATGCCGGCGGCGAGTGGTATGATCTGGAATCCAATCCTTACAACCCTGCAATTAATTTGCTGGTTGATGAAAATGTTTCGGGGCTTGACAGCCTGTTGCCCTCAAAGCCAACCAAGCACTTGTTTACTTTCAGCCCGCGTCTGGCTATTGCCTTTCCAGTAACGGAAAACAGTAAGCTCTATTTTAACTACGGCCATTTTCGTCAGTTGCCGCAACCGGAAGATTTGTTTGTTTTAAGAGAGAATAGCTTTTTAAACCAGATTACGCGGGTGGGTAACCCCAATAGCGAGTTGCAAAAAACCGTGGCCTACGAATTGGGCTATGAACATAATATTTTGAATCAGTTTTTAGTCCGTGCCGCAGGTTATTACAAAGACATCACTTTGCAACCTACATTGGTACTGTATGAAAACCTGGACGGTTCGGTCAGCTATTATCGCCAGGAGCCGAACAATTACGAAGATATCCGAGGCTTTGAAATCACCATCAATAAAAATCGCGGTCGATGGGTAAGAGGTTTTGTAAACTACACCTATATGGTTAGCACCTATGGTTATTTTGGTTATGGCCGTTATTACGAAAACCCGGCGCAGCAAAGACAGTATGAAGTAACCACCTCGTTCTACTACCAAACCAAGCCAAAGCCGCGGCCTTATGCCAGAGCAAATCTCGACTTTTTTACGCCGCAGGAGTTCGGACCGAAAATTGTTGGCTTTCAACCGTTGTCCGATATTAATATCAACATTCTGGCTAACTGGAAAGCCGGTCGTTACGAAACATGGGCTGGCGGTGGAAATATTCCGGGACTTTTTGCCAATGTGCAATGGGTAGATTACCTGAATTTTGATCTTCGTATCAGAAAAAATTTCAGGATTAAAAACTTTGGCAACCTGGAATTTTTTGTTGATATCTCCAACGTATTCAACTACAAATATATGACGGATTACGGATTTGTCGATGGCCAGGACAAACGCGATTACATGAAATCATTACACCTTCCCGCATCCACGGAAGGCGTGGATCAATTCGGCTACTACAATATTCCTGGAAATGATAAACCTGGCGTTTATCGCCGGCCTGGAATTAAATTCGTACCCATTGAAGTTTATGACTCCATGGACTTTTTGCCGCAGGAGGGTAATCCAAATTATCTTTACTACACCAAAGATGGCGGACAATACTATAAATATGATGCGGAACAGGGCGCCTATGTCCAGGATAAAAAATACACGGATTGGGTGCTGAATAATAAAGCGTATATCGATATGCCAAACCAACAGTACTTAACATTTTTGAATCCAAGAGATGTGTTTTTTGGAATTCGATTTTCATTTGAGTTATAA
- a CDS encoding PorV/PorQ family protein: MRTILKIVLIASFLTILFENPLNAGNRKLAQSGFKFLSVSVDARSSALSGALTSLESRSTALFYNPASMSRMDYMFDFSLGQVNWIADIRYLYGAAAYRPMNGTFGVFGVSFVSVDYGAMRSTILANNEQGFLDIGEFSPFAYALGFGYAKSLTNKFSVGGQIKYAFQDLGGGVVGFGADESPQTKKFNVGVLAFDFGILYKTGYKSLMFGMNIRNFSQEIEYLEESFQLPLNFEMGISMNVLDFTEMDTENHKLLVSIDATHPRDYPEQLDMGVEYVFQKTLALRMGYTTPTDEQGVSFGVGFSPTVSGMNMVLDYAYTPFGIFNDVHRFSFNVSF, translated from the coding sequence ATGAGAACGATCCTGAAAATAGTATTGATCGCTTCTTTTCTTACAATACTTTTTGAAAATCCGCTGAATGCCGGCAATCGTAAACTGGCTCAGTCGGGATTCAAATTCCTGAGCGTGTCGGTTGATGCGCGTTCCAGCGCTTTGAGCGGCGCGTTAACCTCGCTGGAAAGCAGATCAACCGCTTTATTTTACAATCCTGCTTCCATGTCGCGCATGGACTATATGTTTGATTTTTCTCTAGGGCAGGTAAACTGGATCGCAGATATTCGCTATCTTTATGGCGCAGCTGCCTATCGCCCTATGAACGGCACTTTCGGTGTGTTTGGCGTTAGCTTTGTTTCTGTCGATTACGGAGCCATGCGAAGCACTATATTGGCCAACAATGAACAGGGATTTCTGGATATCGGCGAATTTTCACCGTTTGCCTACGCGCTTGGGTTTGGCTACGCTAAGTCTTTAACCAATAAGTTTTCGGTTGGCGGGCAAATTAAATATGCCTTCCAGGACCTGGGCGGCGGTGTGGTTGGCTTTGGGGCGGATGAATCGCCGCAGACAAAAAAATTTAATGTGGGCGTTCTGGCTTTCGATTTTGGCATTCTTTATAAAACTGGATATAAAAGTCTGATGTTTGGAATGAATATCCGAAATTTTTCGCAGGAAATCGAATACCTTGAAGAATCCTTTCAATTGCCTCTGAATTTTGAAATGGGCATTTCTATGAATGTGCTCGATTTTACAGAGATGGATACTGAAAATCACAAACTGCTGGTTTCGATTGACGCCACCCATCCCAGAGACTATCCCGAACAATTAGACATGGGAGTTGAGTATGTTTTTCAGAAAACCCTTGCTTTGCGGATGGGCTACACCACGCCCACGGATGAACAGGGCGTTAGTTTTGGCGTTGGTTTCTCGCCGACGGTCTCCGGGATGAATATGGTTCTCGATTACGCTTATACACCGTTTGGAATTTTTAACGACGTGCATCGTTTTTCATTCAATGTTTCTTTTTAA
- a CDS encoding TonB-dependent receptor yields the protein MVKFKKTIVGILLSSALAFAGTTGKISGLVTDADTGEPLPGANIYVQVGGQTMGAASDVDGYFVILNIPPGSYTVKAAYVGYSPVEINNVVVRIDLTTTLNIKMKQQLLEAETVVVEARRPIVVKDISNSQLNLEAKAIENMPITSINQALVLQAGIESSADGIIIRGSSPRQVLYMVDGLSMNDERSNTPYSFNSITAIEEIQVQTGGFNAEYGDLRAGLVNVVTKEGSTDRYTLSIFSNVRDIAFLGQAKKHFGPSLYSRDSYFNRPYFDPDVMWTGTNNGAWDDYTQRQYPKFQGWNAISYATLQDNDPSNDLTPEGAKRLFEWQRRRQGEIHEPDYVIDMSFNGPDPIMRLIPEWKNKYNPRFHLSFYKTKEMFVFPLSRSGYNEHQTQLKYTFNPTSSMKVILTGMYGEIFSVSPYQWTTTPTGRLLRSQSEVANLLSSTTGASILYMPGYYSPGDIYRTLVGAKISHALSSRTYYDASFQYKVSRYKTFQMAERDTSKKYEPVPGYFTDEAPYGYWGYAVAGIDGTSMGGWMNLGRDRSVISTYSFDFNLTSQVNSKNQIKTGLRFVYNIYDINSGTYSPSMSTWTRSMVYKVKPYRIGFYVQDKLEYEGFIANIGVRLDYSDPDVEWYDLSPYDPYLKAGYGNLIEEEAPRTKAKPQFAVSPRLGVSHPISENAKLYFNYGHFRTEPASSYRFRLQRESNGLVTYLGNPELRYEKTVAYELGYEHNLFDMFLLKIAGYYKDISNQPSWVYYRNINGSVSYYKMSDLNYEDIRGIEFTLTKRYGRWVTGFVNYTYDVQTSGYFGYLRYYEDPNEQRQYLRENPYQSKPRPQPYARVNLSFRTPSDFGPQFGPIGLLSDFDLNLLAVYREGSYYTFNPFNKPGVLYNTQWRDYYNVDLRFSKKFSIKTANHNFDIQFFMDIRNLFNFKYMSYAGFSDNHDFIDYMNSLRFSWETGDEKGNDRIGDYRPVGVAYDPLEPNPNNDPEIAARNKKRIESKSYIDMPNIKALTFLNPRDIFWGIRLNFNLGIVK from the coding sequence ATGGTAAAATTTAAAAAAACAATCGTTGGCATTTTGTTAAGCAGCGCTCTGGCATTCGCTGGCACCACGGGTAAAATCAGCGGGCTGGTTACCGATGCAGATACCGGAGAACCTCTGCCGGGCGCTAATATTTACGTACAGGTGGGCGGCCAAACAATGGGCGCGGCCAGCGACGTAGATGGCTATTTTGTTATCTTAAACATTCCCCCTGGTTCCTACACGGTTAAAGCAGCCTATGTGGGATATAGCCCTGTCGAAATTAACAACGTGGTGGTACGAATCGACTTAACCACGACGTTGAACATTAAAATGAAACAACAGTTGCTGGAAGCTGAAACCGTGGTCGTAGAAGCCAGAAGACCGATTGTGGTAAAAGATATCTCTAATAGCCAGCTAAACCTGGAAGCCAAAGCGATTGAAAATATGCCCATTACCAGCATTAACCAGGCGTTGGTGTTACAGGCCGGCATAGAGTCAAGCGCAGACGGCATTATTATCAGAGGTAGCAGCCCCCGCCAGGTATTGTACATGGTTGATGGCCTTTCGATGAATGACGAACGTTCCAACACTCCATATTCGTTTAACAGTATTACGGCTATCGAAGAAATTCAGGTGCAAACAGGCGGCTTTAATGCAGAATATGGCGATCTGCGAGCAGGTCTGGTAAATGTGGTTACCAAAGAAGGCAGCACAGATCGCTACACTTTAAGTATTTTTAGCAATGTGCGCGATATCGCTTTTTTAGGACAGGCGAAAAAACATTTTGGCCCGTCTCTTTACAGCAGAGACTCTTATTTTAACAGACCGTATTTTGATCCGGACGTTATGTGGACCGGCACAAACAACGGCGCCTGGGATGATTATACCCAGAGACAGTATCCTAAATTTCAAGGATGGAATGCCATCTCATACGCTACGTTGCAGGACAATGATCCGTCTAACGACTTAACCCCCGAGGGCGCTAAAAGATTGTTTGAATGGCAACGACGACGTCAGGGCGAAATACACGAGCCCGATTATGTAATAGATATGTCCTTCAATGGGCCAGACCCGATTATGAGGCTGATCCCTGAATGGAAAAATAAATATAATCCCAGATTCCATTTGAGCTTTTATAAAACCAAAGAGATGTTTGTATTTCCTCTTTCACGGAGTGGCTATAATGAACATCAGACGCAATTGAAATACACCTTTAACCCAACCAGCAGTATGAAGGTGATTTTAACCGGTATGTATGGCGAAATTTTTTCGGTTTCGCCTTATCAATGGACTACCACGCCTACAGGCAGATTGTTACGTTCGCAATCAGAAGTGGCAAATCTGTTAAGCAGCACCACAGGCGCCAGCATTTTGTACATGCCCGGCTATTACAGCCCGGGAGACATTTACCGCACCCTGGTTGGCGCAAAAATAAGCCATGCGCTTTCTTCGCGTACCTATTATGACGCCAGCTTCCAGTACAAAGTCAGCCGTTATAAAACGTTTCAGATGGCCGAGCGCGATACCAGCAAAAAATATGAGCCGGTACCGGGTTATTTTACCGATGAAGCGCCTTATGGTTACTGGGGATATGCCGTGGCGGGCATTGATGGCACCAGCATGGGAGGCTGGATGAATCTGGGACGCGACCGGAGCGTTATTTCTACCTATTCATTCGATTTTAATCTTACCAGCCAGGTGAACAGTAAAAATCAAATAAAAACCGGTTTGCGTTTTGTTTATAATATTTACGACATTAATTCCGGCACATACAGTCCAAGCATGAGCACCTGGACGCGTAGTATGGTTTACAAAGTAAAGCCGTACCGCATTGGTTTTTATGTGCAGGATAAACTGGAATACGAAGGGTTTATCGCCAATATCGGCGTTCGCCTGGATTATTCTGATCCGGACGTAGAATGGTATGACCTGTCCCCGTATGATCCTTATTTAAAAGCCGGATATGGAAACTTGATAGAAGAAGAGGCCCCCAGAACAAAAGCAAAGCCACAATTTGCGGTCAGTCCCCGGTTGGGCGTATCGCATCCTATTTCAGAAAATGCTAAACTTTATTTTAACTATGGACATTTCAGAACAGAACCAGCCTCTTCTTATCGTTTTAGATTGCAAAGAGAGTCCAATGGCCTGGTAACCTATCTGGGCAATCCTGAGTTACGATACGAAAAGACCGTCGCATACGAATTGGGCTATGAACATAACTTATTCGATATGTTTTTGTTGAAAATAGCAGGGTATTACAAAGACATTAGTAACCAGCCCAGTTGGGTTTACTATCGCAATATTAACGGTTCGGTCAGTTATTATAAAATGTCCGATTTAAATTACGAAGACATCCGCGGAATTGAGTTTACCCTGACCAAACGCTACGGTCGATGGGTTACCGGTTTTGTGAACTATACTTATGACGTGCAAACCTCTGGCTATTTTGGATATTTAAGATATTACGAAGATCCTAATGAACAAAGGCAATATCTACGAGAAAATCCGTACCAATCTAAGCCAAGACCTCAGCCTTACGCGCGAGTCAATTTGAGCTTTCGGACGCCGTCGGATTTTGGACCCCAATTTGGCCCTATCGGATTGCTTTCCGATTTTGATTTGAACCTTCTGGCCGTTTATCGAGAAGGGAGCTATTACACCTTTAATCCTTTTAATAAGCCGGGCGTTTTGTACAATACACAGTGGCGCGACTATTACAACGTGGACTTGCGTTTCTCTAAAAAGTTCAGCATTAAAACCGCCAACCATAATTTTGACATTCAATTTTTTATGGATATTCGCAATCTATTCAACTTTAAATACATGAGCTATGCTGGTTTTTCTGATAATCATGACTTCATCGATTATATGAATTCATTACGTTTTTCATGGGAAACCGGCGATGAAAAAGGTAATGACCGTATTGGCGACTATCGTCCGGTTGGCGTGGCCTACGATCCACTTGAACCCAATCCGAACAACGATCCTGAAATTGCAGCGCGGAATAAAAAGAGAATAGAAAGTAAGTCATATATCGATATGCCAAACATTAAGGCTCTAACCTTTTTAAATCCAAGAGATATTTTTTGGGGTATTAGATTGAACTTTAACCTGGGAATTGTAAAATAA